DNA sequence from the Nocardia fluminea genome:
TCGGCCATCGCCACCCTCCCTCGACTCGGGTTGTGCGACAACGGTAACGCCGGGGTCCGACACGAATCGGGCACACGGCGCGGAGGTCAGGGCTGATGGTCGTGCATCGTCACCGCGAATCGGTACCAATTCCCGTCATAGGGGGTGTAAACGGGCTGATATCCCGCACCGCCGTGATCCGGGGGCGGCGATCCCGGGGGGAAGTAGGCCAGACCGCCCATCATCGCCATGTCATCGATGGTGAACTGACACCCGCCGTCACCGGGTCTGACCGAGTAGGTCCGAATGACGCCGAACCACTCACCCTCGGAATCGGGGCAATTCCGCGCGGCCTCGGTCATCGAGCCCGCCGATATCCACCACCCCACTTTCTCCGGCACCCCGAACCACACCAGACCGGCACCCAGGATCACCACCACCGGCGCGACGGCCACTGCCCGATACTGCCGATACCGGGCGCACCCGATCGGGGCCAGAATCATCCACGACAGCCCGCAGGCCAGCAGCATCACTACCGCGAGAACCCATCCGAGAACGTCGATGTGGGTGGCATCGACCACGAACATCACCGCGATCGCCACCATCGCCGCCCCGGTGGTGGCGCGCATCGCCACCGACCATCGCCGTGGCGCCTGAACCGTCCCCGCCGTCGTCATCAGCCCACTCTACGATCGACGCACACCCATACGAACCGTGAAACCCCCGAAAGCCAACGGCCTCCAGGGGTTTCACGACCACGTCCGTGATGTCAGCCGATCACAGCGGCGGGAATCCCGACGATCCGGTCGCCATCCAGTTCCAGAACTCGGTGACGCGGTTGAGGACCAACGCCATGATGTCGAGGGCAGTGCTTCCCATTGTCTTCCTTCACATCCGAACGAACACTTCGCGCGTTCACCATAGCAACCGGCATCGAGTGAGCAACGTTGTGATAACGGACAGATGACGGCACCCTTCATGGTTTCCGGTGACGACGTTCGCCTTTTTCGACCGACCGCACCGCCGAAACCGCGTTGTGTGAACGCCAGGGAAACGCATCCGGTCGGCCGATCACCGGCAGTGTGACGGTGCCTACATACATCATGCCATCCGGAATGAACAAAATATCGGCGGACAATTGCGTACCCGATTACGCTGCTTTTCAATTTCGATGCCTCACAGGCGAATCCGTGAGTTCATCGCGCGAAACCGCAGGCGAAGGAGTTTTGTTCAGTTAAACCGTGATGCCCGTCACGGGAATGCTCTCAGCGGAATCACATATACGATCTAACTCGCCGAGGCTTCACGGAAATACTTTCACCGCCGAAGTTCGACGCATCAGGTGACACAGTGCGGTGTTCTCCTTCAACTCCACCCTTCCGCCGCTTCGGCATGCATTCGTCACGAGGTGAACCGGTCATGGAATACACCCACCTGTCCGAATTCGAAATCCGTTCAGGCGCTCTGTCGATGTGGACGCCCGAACTCGCCGCCGACGCGTGGCAGCCCGATGATCGCCCGCTCACCAGCGTGCACACCGACTACTGCGCGAGCGTCGATCCCACCGATCCGCTGCCCGGTCGCGGCCGCTGGATCGGCACCGCCTTCGAGATGGATGCCCCGCTCGACCGCCGCGGCTGGCGTGAGACGCTGCGGCGCTGGCATGCCAGGCACGAGGGCCTGCGCACCACGGTGACCATCGCGTCGCCGGGCCAGGCGCGCAGGCTCGTCGCCGCGCCCACCGCCGTCGACATCGCCGAACAGCCCGTCGCCGCGATCACCGACGGCACCCGCATCAACGAATTCCTCCGCGGCACGCTGGAAGAGCGCCTGTCGCCACTGGTGTGGCCGCACTGCCTCGCCGCCACGGTCGAGCACGCCGACACCGCCGACTTCACGGTGCTCGTCGCGGCCGATCACTCCGTCATGGACGCCTACGCGCAGGCGATCCTGATCCTCGAACTGCGCACGCTCTACCGCGAGGTCATGGCGGGCGAGGCGCCGCGCGAGTCGGTCACCTTCGGCAGCGCGGCCGACTTCGCCGTCCTGGAGCGAGCGAGCGCGGCCGAACTGGGTCCGGACTCCGCCGCGGTGGCGACGTGGCGCGAATTCCTCGCCGACGGTGCCATGCCGCGCTTCGCCCCGCAGGCCCAGCGGCCCGCTCGCGCGGATCTGCCCCAACCCAGTGTGTCGCGACGGCTACTCGATCTCACCGAACTCGAGCAGGTCGAAGCGGCCCTCGACCAGGTGCGGCACCGGATGTCGGTGGCGGTGTTCGCCGCGTTGGCGGTGGCCAATCAGCAGCGGTTCGGCGCGGACCGGATGCGTACCGTCATGCCGATCGCGACCCGTCCTGACCTGCGCTGGATGGAGTCGATGGGCTGGTTCGTCAATGTGGTCCCGGTCGATATCGCGCTGACTCCCGGTGTCGGCGTCGTCGCGGCCATGGATCTGGCGCGGGCCGCGTTGCGTCGTTCGCGCACCGCCAACGACGCCTCCTGGTCGCGTGTACTCGACCTGCTCGGTGTCGCCGAGACGCCGCGTTTCGGCATCTCCTTCCTCGACATCCGCGTGCTGCCCGGCTACGAATTGGTCGCCGACCTGCGCGGACGGACCTTGCGCGCCGAGTCGTACTCCCCCGACGAGGTGTTCTTGTGGGTGGTGCGCGCGGCGGACGGTCTCTATGTGTCGACCCGCTATCCCGCGGGGTTCCCCGCCGAGGTGATGGACGAGTTCCTCACCGCTTTCGGTCACGCGCTGTCGTCGATCACCGCCACGGTGCACGCGAACCCTGTCGTCGGGGAGGCTCGAGAGGGACAACCGTCCGCGGCGGCTCATGTGGGTGCGACGGACGGGCGTTGCGAACTGCCACAGAACGCCCGAGCGCTGCACACCGACACGCTGCGTGTCGCCGTGCAGGCGAGGTGAGCGCATGCGCGCACTGTTGGCTTTCACCGGCAGCCGCGGCGACGCCCAGCCGGGCATTCTGCTGGCTCGTGCGCTGCGCGAGCGCGGTCACGACGTGACGTTGGCGCTGGCACCGAACCTCGTCGCTTCGGCCCACGACCATCAGATTCCCGCAGTGCCCTTCGGCTGCGACACCGCCGAACTGCTCGACGCGCAGCGCGCCGACCATCGGTTCGCCGACCGCGATCCGCGCGCCCGGTTGCGGGCGCTGTTCGATCTGCAACGGCGTGGAGTACCCGAGCAGCTCGAGGACCTGCGCGCGCTGGCCCCCGGACACGATCTGGTGGTCGCGGGGATGGCAGGCGAGGAAGCCGCGGAGTCGGTGGCGCAGGCGCTCGGACTGCCGTTCGCGGCGGTGCACTTCTTCCCGATTCAGCCCAACGACGCGGTCCCGGTCGCGCCGATGCGCTGGGCGGTCGGCCTCCCTGGGTTCGTGCACCGATGGGGATGGTCGGCGCTGGCCCGCGCACGGGCGGCCGCGCTGGCATCCGTGCTACCGACCAGGCCTCGGCCCGCTCACTCGGGGAACGCTTCCGCCAATGCCGACCAGGAAGTGGCGACTGCGCGAATCCAGGCCTATGACCACCGGTTGTTTCCCGGCGTGCGGCGGCAGCTGCCGGGACCGTTCACGGGATTCATGATCGATGTGGACGGATTCCTCACCGGAGCAACGGGTTTCGCGGGCCGCCCACCAGCCGGCCCCCACAACGAACCCGAGACTGCCCAGTTACTCGCAATATCCGATCCTTCCAGTGCCACAACACTTTTCGATACCTACTCGCCTTCGTCTGCTCGACTGCGGTCGTCTACGACTTCCCTCGAGTCGTGGCTCGATGCGGGAACCGCGCCGATCTATGTCGGGTTCGGTTCGATGGATGTCGGCGACCCGGCCGCTTTCGTCGCGATGGTGCGCGAAGTGTGCGCCGGGCGCGGTCGCCGGCTGCTGCTCGCCTCGGGCTGGGCGACGATCGCTGCCGGATTCGAGGACACCGTCGCGATCGTCGGTCAGGTCGATCACGCCCGGGTCCTGCCTCGTTGTGTCGCGGCCGTGCACCACGGTGGCGCCGGCACCACCGCCGCGGCACTGAGAGCGGGTGTGCCACAGGTGATCTGCTCGGTGCAGGCCGACCAGCCCTACTGGGGCCAGGCATTGCGGCGGCTAGGCCTCGCGGCCACGATGCCCGCGAAGAAGCTGACCGCCGAACGCCTCGACGCACTACTCGATCAGGTCTCGCGTCCCGACGTCATCGACCGTGCCGCGTCCTACGCCGCCGATTTCGCCACCGACGGTGTCGAGCGGGCCGCCGATGCCGTCGAGGCACTGCTGGGTTCACCGATCGCCCCTGAACTGCTCCGTTCCGCCGGGAGGCACCTGTGAGTACCGACATCGCCATCCGCACCACCGGTCTGGGCAAGTCCTACGGCGATTTCACCGCCGTCGGCAGCGTCGACCTCACCATCGCGGCGGGGACCGTCTTCGCCCTGCTCGGCCCCAACGGCGCGGGCAAGACCACGACCGTGCGCATGCTCGCGACGCTGGTTCG
Encoded proteins:
- a CDS encoding condensation domain-containing protein, with the protein product MEYTHLSEFEIRSGALSMWTPELAADAWQPDDRPLTSVHTDYCASVDPTDPLPGRGRWIGTAFEMDAPLDRRGWRETLRRWHARHEGLRTTVTIASPGQARRLVAAPTAVDIAEQPVAAITDGTRINEFLRGTLEERLSPLVWPHCLAATVEHADTADFTVLVAADHSVMDAYAQAILILELRTLYREVMAGEAPRESVTFGSAADFAVLERASAAELGPDSAAVATWREFLADGAMPRFAPQAQRPARADLPQPSVSRRLLDLTELEQVEAALDQVRHRMSVAVFAALAVANQQRFGADRMRTVMPIATRPDLRWMESMGWFVNVVPVDIALTPGVGVVAAMDLARAALRRSRTANDASWSRVLDLLGVAETPRFGISFLDIRVLPGYELVADLRGRTLRAESYSPDEVFLWVVRAADGLYVSTRYPAGFPAEVMDEFLTAFGHALSSITATVHANPVVGEAREGQPSAAAHVGATDGRCELPQNARALHTDTLRVAVQAR
- a CDS encoding glycosyltransferase, giving the protein MRALLAFTGSRGDAQPGILLARALRERGHDVTLALAPNLVASAHDHQIPAVPFGCDTAELLDAQRADHRFADRDPRARLRALFDLQRRGVPEQLEDLRALAPGHDLVVAGMAGEEAAESVAQALGLPFAAVHFFPIQPNDAVPVAPMRWAVGLPGFVHRWGWSALARARAAALASVLPTRPRPAHSGNASANADQEVATARIQAYDHRLFPGVRRQLPGPFTGFMIDVDGFLTGATGFAGRPPAGPHNEPETAQLLAISDPSSATTLFDTYSPSSARLRSSTTSLESWLDAGTAPIYVGFGSMDVGDPAAFVAMVREVCAGRGRRLLLASGWATIAAGFEDTVAIVGQVDHARVLPRCVAAVHHGGAGTTAAALRAGVPQVICSVQADQPYWGQALRRLGLAATMPAKKLTAERLDALLDQVSRPDVIDRAASYAADFATDGVERAADAVEALLGSPIAPELLRSAGRHL